GGTATGACGCTTTAATATCAGCAAATGAAGCCCCCGACCTTAAACCTAATAAACGGTAGCAATCTCCGAGATCCATTTTGATCTACTTAATTTATGTAATGTCCAGCAATCAGCGATGAGCTTCTATGCTGAAATTTCTAATAATAAACAATAATCTTATAGTTTATAGTACATTTTTGACAGTTTTTTTAAATATTAGGTAATGGGTAATAGGTAATGGGTCATGGGTAATTCATAATTTATAATTTCCCCTACTCCCCACTGCCTACTCCCCACTCCCTTACCCTTACAGGCGTTCCTCAATTACACGGTCAATCAAACCGTACTCCTTAGCCTCTTGGGCGGACATGAAAAAGTCGCGATCCATGTCTTTTTCAATTTTGGCTAGGGGTTGACTTGTGTTGTTAGCGTAGATTTGGTTTAGTTGGTGGCGAATCCGCAAGATTTCTTTGGCTTCGATTTCGATGTCGGTGGCTTGTCCACGGGTTCCGCCGGAGGGTTGGTGGATCATAATCCGGGAATGGGGTAGAGCGAGGCGTTTGCCTTTTGTCCCAGCCGCCAAGAGGAAGGAACCCATTGAAGCTGCTAAACCTACACAAATTGTTACCACATCTGATTTGATGTGCTGCATTGTGTCATAAATCGCCAAGCCGGATGTTACCATCCCACCAGGGGAGTTGATATATAAATAAATGTCTTTACCTGGGTCTTCTGAATCCAGATACAACATGACGGCGATGATTTGG
Above is a genomic segment from Nostoc sp. MS1 containing:
- a CDS encoding ATP-dependent Clp protease proteolytic subunit, yielding MPIGVPKVPYRMPGGQFTDWISIYDRLYRERIIFLGRDVDDEIANQIIAVMLYLDSEDPGKDIYLYINSPGGMVTSGLAIYDTMQHIKSDVVTICVGLAASMGSFLLAAGTKGKRLALPHSRIMIHQPSGGTRGQATDIEIEAKEILRIRHQLNQIYANNTSQPLAKIEKDMDRDFFMSAQEAKEYGLIDRVIEERL